One window of Bacillota bacterium genomic DNA carries:
- the dnaX gene encoding DNA polymerase III subunit gamma/tau has protein sequence MGYVALYREWRPQTFSEVVGQQHVTRTLINAVVQGRIAHAYLFCGPRGTGKTSVAKILAKVVNCLDRQGAEPCNHCENCLRITQGISMDVLEIDAASNRGIDEIRDLREKIKFAPTSGKAKVYIIDEVHMLTPEAFNALLKTLEEPPAQAMFVLATTEPHKIPATILSRCQRFDFRRVGLKDMIDRLVEIASHHGFNVTPAALRRIARAAEGGMRDALSILDQCVAYTGENVTEDDVNTVLGVTGDEARMALVDCLVNQDIHQALIMLDNFITQGKDIRQIVKELVEYLRNLLLVQIGGDAEALLPVDPDLLNRMKEQAEQLGQTRIMNSINVLTNAEAEMRWTTSPRWLLEVALLKIAKPVHVESIAELKIRVERLEQLVQNLSSVAVPLKTPTRKEATLHGTGPATSSQGRKSEYGRAVIEPARTVEPLPSPVVSPSEVVEKWPLLLETVKKAKIAAHAFLIVAEPVGVTGDVVTVAFKPGYNFHKEKTEQPEIKATIEKCLEAVYKRPLRLRCILQDVTVEPNPVNSKPEDDPLVKQAIELFGPTVIEIKE, from the coding sequence GTGGGTTACGTAGCCCTATACCGAGAATGGCGACCGCAGACTTTTTCAGAAGTAGTCGGTCAGCAGCACGTCACCCGCACCTTGATTAATGCGGTGGTTCAGGGGCGAATCGCTCATGCCTATCTGTTCTGTGGCCCCCGGGGGACAGGCAAGACCAGTGTTGCCAAAATCCTGGCCAAGGTGGTTAACTGCCTGGACCGCCAGGGGGCTGAGCCTTGCAACCACTGTGAGAATTGTCTCCGCATCACTCAAGGGATTTCGATGGATGTTTTGGAGATTGACGCGGCTTCCAACCGGGGAATCGACGAGATTAGAGACTTGAGAGAAAAGATCAAGTTTGCTCCGACCAGTGGCAAAGCCAAAGTTTACATAATTGACGAAGTTCACATGTTAACCCCGGAGGCGTTTAATGCTCTGCTTAAAACTCTGGAAGAACCACCAGCCCAAGCGATGTTTGTTCTGGCGACCACTGAGCCCCACAAAATTCCGGCCACGATCCTTTCTCGATGTCAGCGCTTTGACTTTAGGCGAGTGGGGTTAAAGGATATGATAGACCGGCTCGTCGAGATTGCCAGCCACCACGGGTTTAATGTAACCCCGGCGGCGCTGCGGCGAATCGCCCGGGCGGCGGAAGGTGGGATGAGAGATGCTTTGAGCATTCTCGACCAGTGTGTAGCCTACACGGGTGAGAATGTGACGGAGGACGATGTCAATACCGTGTTGGGGGTAACGGGTGATGAAGCGAGGATGGCGCTGGTTGATTGCTTGGTGAATCAGGATATCCACCAGGCCCTGATTATGCTTGACAATTTTATTACCCAAGGGAAAGATATTCGGCAGATCGTCAAAGAACTGGTTGAATACTTGCGCAATCTTTTATTGGTGCAAATTGGGGGAGATGCTGAGGCTCTTTTACCGGTTGATCCCGATTTACTTAACCGCATGAAAGAACAAGCTGAACAATTAGGCCAGACCCGCATTATGAACAGCATTAACGTTTTAACCAACGCGGAAGCCGAAATGCGTTGGACGACGAGCCCGCGCTGGCTCCTGGAAGTAGCCTTACTGAAAATAGCTAAACCCGTCCACGTGGAATCGATAGCTGAGCTAAAAATACGGGTTGAACGTTTAGAACAGTTGGTACAAAACCTGAGCTCGGTGGCAGTACCGCTCAAGACGCCGACCAGGAAAGAGGCTACGCTCCACGGAACCGGGCCGGCTACTTCCAGCCAAGGACGGAAAAGTGAATACGGGCGAGCGGTAATTGAACCAGCCAGGACCGTTGAACCCTTACCCAGCCCGGTCGTGAGCCCTTCCGAGGTGGTGGAAAAGTGGCCTTTGCTTCTAGAAACAGTGAAAAAAGCCAAGATTGCTGCCCATGCATTTCTGATAGTAGCTGAACCCGTTGGGGTGACGGGGGATGTGGTAACGGTTGCGTTTAAACCGGGCTACAACTTTCATAAGGAAAAGACGGAACAGCCAGAAATTAAGGCAACCATTGAAAAATGTTTGGAAGCTGTTTACAAACGCCCATTACGACTACGCTGTATACTGCAGGACGTGACAGTTGAGCCTAACCCGGTGAACAGTAAGCCTGAAGATGATCCATTGGTTAAGCAGGCTATTGAGCTTTTTGGGCCGACAGTCATTGAGATAAAAGAATAA
- a CDS encoding YbaB/EbfC family nucleoid-associated protein — protein sequence MGFGNMGKMLKQVQKIQADMAKLQEELQTRTVEATAGGGVVKVVASGKQEIVSVTIDPQAVDPEDVEMLQDLIIAAVNEALRKAQEMVAAEMSRITGGLKIPGLF from the coding sequence ATGGGTTTTGGCAACATGGGCAAAATGTTGAAACAGGTCCAGAAAATACAGGCAGACATGGCCAAGCTACAGGAGGAGCTGCAAACACGAACGGTTGAGGCGACTGCTGGCGGGGGGGTAGTCAAGGTTGTGGCCAGTGGTAAGCAAGAAATTGTCTCGGTGACGATAGATCCCCAGGCGGTTGACCCGGAAGATGTGGAAATGCTGCAGGATCTTATTATAGCTGCGGTTAATGAGGCTTTGCGAAAAGCGCAGGAAATGGTGGCCGCAGAAATGAGCCGGATTACCGGCGGCCTGAAGATCCCCGGTTTGTTTTAG
- the recR gene encoding recombination protein RecR, with protein MQYYAGPIARLIGELTRLPGIGPKTAQRLAFHLLQVPTEEARRLAEAIVEAKEKIGYCSSCSNLTDVDPCAVCRDETRDRTILCVVEEPRDVVALEKTREYRGMYHVLQGKISPLDGIGPDQLRIKELLARLKDGIIKEIVLATNPNLEGEATAMYLARLIKPLGIRVTRLAHGLPVGGDLEYADEVTLYKAFEGRREM; from the coding sequence ATGCAGTACTATGCTGGCCCAATCGCTCGGTTGATTGGCGAACTGACCAGATTGCCCGGGATTGGGCCAAAGACTGCTCAGCGGTTGGCCTTTCATCTCTTGCAGGTACCAACTGAGGAGGCCAGAAGGCTGGCCGAGGCGATCGTTGAGGCGAAAGAAAAGATTGGTTACTGCTCTAGTTGTAGCAATCTGACTGATGTTGATCCTTGTGCCGTGTGTCGGGACGAAACCAGGGACCGGACAATCCTGTGTGTGGTGGAAGAGCCACGGGACGTGGTGGCCCTGGAAAAGACCCGGGAGTATCGGGGCATGTATCATGTGTTGCAGGGAAAAATTTCACCCCTGGATGGAATCGGGCCCGATCAACTCAGGATTAAAGAATTGCTGGCGCGGCTAAAAGACGGGATAATTAAAGAGATCGTTTTGGCAACGAATCCTAATCTGGAAGGAGAAGCCACGGCCATGTATTTGGCCAGGTTGATCAAGCCTTTAGGAATTCGGGTCACCCGACTGGCACATGGGTTGCCGGTGGGTGGCGACCTGGAATATGCTGATGAGGTTACTCTGTATAAAGCCTTTGAGGGGAGAAGAGAAATGTAG
- a CDS encoding YaaL family protein produces the protein MKPPFRQWLKALADSVLISQDEGNQTGVATNLQLEMLEQAKQEWLAAREYFEHTADPDLIDHAIYQLWAAEKKYQYLLKKAREENLNNEVLENPWSCLR, from the coding sequence TTGAAACCTCCATTTCGTCAGTGGCTCAAGGCTTTAGCTGATTCTGTGCTCATTTCTCAGGATGAGGGTAACCAGACCGGTGTTGCTACTAACCTCCAGTTAGAAATGCTCGAACAGGCAAAACAAGAATGGTTAGCGGCCCGGGAGTACTTTGAACATACGGCTGATCCTGATCTAATCGATCACGCTATTTATCAATTGTGGGCAGCGGAAAAAAAGTACCAGTATCTGCTTAAGAAAGCCCGTGAAGAGAATTTAAACAATGAAGTCCTGGAGAACCCCTGGAGTTGTCTGCGCTAA
- the bofA gene encoding pro-sigmaK processing inhibitor BofA: protein MLLGVSGLDIVNVLIASIFALFILAVIGKILLKPIKLVFKILFNSVVGVLMLGVINYVGKYIGFDLPINPITALTAGFLGMPGVILLIVLHYLIG from the coding sequence ATGTTACTGGGGGTGAGCGGTTTGGACATTGTGAATGTTTTAATTGCCAGTATCTTTGCCTTGTTCATTCTGGCAGTCATCGGAAAGATTCTGCTTAAACCGATTAAACTAGTGTTTAAAATACTGTTTAACTCGGTTGTTGGGGTGCTCATGCTCGGGGTTATCAATTACGTGGGTAAATATATTGGCTTTGACCTGCCGATTAATCCTATCACGGCTTTGACGGCCGGTTTCCTGGGAATGCCGGGGGTAATTTTGTTAATTGTGCTACACTATTTAATCGGTTAG